The proteins below are encoded in one region of Syntrophotalea carbinolica DSM 2380:
- a CDS encoding HD domain-containing phosphohydrolase: MSEAPLYNSRIFNIYLKLVRHKFDHIKPNILLEKANIEPYEVADCNHWFTQQQLDRFYDTLIRETGDMQIAREAGRFAAAPESSGFIRQNILGFASPASAFKNLRRTMAHLTHSCTFECRQLSSTQVEITVHKVPGTRENAGQCHFRQGMFEAIVTIFNLEMPRIDHSECLGSGGDCCRYLISWKASACQTLQKIRNFSAFAALAAPTAAWFFNPQWALQVVLPVSITGFFGLSFIADNLQKSHLSKSIFHLRNSSEDMVDQISRNYNNALLTNEISRAISSKTTIEGILRSVSQAFEKRLDFDRGLILLADTDRTRLHFRAGFGLPERIKSLLKNTVFPLCAHPNGDIFSIAFQKQKSFLINDINDPQGQFPDYSLNFLRKTGCQAAVCCPILCDGKALGVLVADHTQSHRPLTQSDLNLLSGLANVIGVSIRNAQLLASRKRQFDSTLQVLAATIDARDPLTAGHSEKVTEYSLGICRELNLSEDYCEMVRVAALLHDYGKIAVPDAILKKCGRLTVEEYETVKTHAQRTQSILKQINFEGIYKRVPLVAGAHHEKIDGSGYPKGLTGTEIPIGAKIIAVADFFEAITAQRHYRAPMPLHIAYKVLKQEALAHFDGRIVQAFLAYFKRVYPDDYERMVRHAPVVKREIERVPCRTPVVFENRGQSVFGTSTDISTGGIFVASNETIAVGTPVRLSFFLPNSPSNIIEAGGRVAWINNPSLPRKLTFPSGFGVEFVGLHRKAISAVRSFTHSTPQTARA; the protein is encoded by the coding sequence ATGAGTGAGGCACCCCTATATAACAGCAGAATTTTCAATATCTACCTCAAACTTGTTCGCCACAAATTTGACCACATAAAACCGAATATATTATTAGAAAAAGCAAACATCGAGCCCTACGAAGTTGCAGACTGCAATCACTGGTTCACCCAGCAGCAGCTGGATCGTTTTTACGACACCCTGATCCGGGAAACCGGTGACATGCAGATAGCTCGCGAAGCCGGTCGCTTTGCCGCAGCTCCGGAATCTTCCGGATTTATCCGCCAGAACATTCTGGGCTTTGCATCCCCTGCCAGCGCCTTCAAGAATCTCAGACGAACCATGGCGCATCTTACCCATTCCTGTACTTTCGAATGCAGGCAACTCAGTTCCACCCAGGTGGAAATCACGGTTCACAAGGTTCCCGGCACCAGAGAAAACGCCGGTCAATGTCATTTCCGCCAGGGCATGTTCGAAGCCATAGTCACCATTTTCAACCTGGAAATGCCTCGCATCGACCACTCGGAGTGCCTTGGTTCAGGGGGGGATTGTTGCCGTTACCTTATCAGTTGGAAGGCATCTGCCTGCCAGACACTGCAAAAAATCCGTAATTTTTCGGCCTTCGCAGCTTTGGCCGCGCCGACGGCCGCATGGTTTTTCAACCCGCAATGGGCCCTGCAGGTGGTTCTGCCTGTTTCAATAACTGGATTTTTCGGCCTTTCGTTTATTGCTGACAACCTTCAAAAATCCCACCTGTCCAAAAGTATCTTCCACCTGCGCAATTCCTCCGAAGACATGGTGGATCAAATCAGCCGAAACTACAACAACGCCCTGCTCACCAACGAAATATCGCGGGCTATCAGCAGCAAGACAACCATCGAGGGCATTCTTCGCAGCGTCTCCCAGGCCTTTGAAAAACGTCTTGATTTCGACCGGGGGCTGATACTGCTGGCAGATACGGACAGAACCCGGCTCCATTTCCGGGCCGGATTCGGACTGCCGGAAAGGATAAAGAGCCTTTTAAAAAACACCGTATTTCCCCTCTGTGCACATCCCAACGGCGATATCTTCTCCATTGCTTTTCAAAAACAAAAATCTTTTCTCATCAACGACATCAACGACCCGCAGGGCCAATTTCCGGATTACAGTCTCAATTTTTTACGTAAAACCGGATGTCAGGCGGCCGTATGTTGCCCGATCCTGTGCGATGGCAAAGCCCTGGGAGTCCTGGTAGCGGATCATACCCAATCGCACCGCCCGCTGACTCAAAGCGACCTCAACCTGCTCAGCGGGCTGGCCAATGTTATCGGCGTCAGCATTCGCAACGCTCAACTGCTGGCTTCGCGCAAGCGCCAGTTCGACTCGACCCTTCAGGTTCTCGCGGCCACCATCGATGCACGTGACCCGCTTACCGCAGGCCACTCGGAAAAGGTTACCGAATACTCTCTGGGCATATGCAGGGAGCTCAACCTTTCTGAAGATTACTGCGAAATGGTCAGGGTCGCCGCCCTTTTGCACGATTACGGCAAAATCGCCGTTCCCGATGCCATTCTGAAAAAATGCGGACGCCTGACAGTGGAAGAATATGAAACGGTAAAAACCCACGCGCAGCGCACCCAGAGTATCCTGAAACAGATCAATTTTGAGGGAATCTACAAACGCGTACCGCTGGTTGCGGGGGCACATCATGAAAAAATCGACGGCAGTGGCTACCCCAAAGGATTGACCGGTACGGAAATCCCTATCGGTGCCAAAATCATTGCCGTGGCGGACTTTTTTGAAGCGATTACCGCGCAGCGCCACTACCGCGCCCCCATGCCTTTGCATATCGCCTACAAGGTTTTAAAACAGGAAGCCCTGGCGCATTTTGACGGGAGAATCGTCCAGGCTTTCCTTGCATATTTCAAAAGAGTCTATCCTGACGACTATGAGCGCATGGTTCGCCACGCCCCTGTCGTCAAACGTGAAATAGAACGCGTACCATGCCGCACGCCGGTCGTCTTTGAAAATAGAGGGCAGTCGGTATTCGGCACCAGCACAGATATCAGCACCGGCGGCATATTCGTTGCCAGCAATGAAACTATTGCCGTAGGCACCCCGGTCAGACTGTCCTTTTTCCTGCCCAACAGTCCAAGCAATATCATTGAAGCCGGGGGGCGTGTCGCCTGGATCAACAACCCGTCCCTGCCTCGCAAACTGACTTTTCCATCCGGATTTGGCGTGGAATTTGTCGGCCTCCACCGTAAAGCCATCAGCGCCGTGCGCAGCTTCACCCACTCTACGCCCCAAACGGCGCGTGCCTGA
- a CDS encoding peroxiredoxin, with protein MTTLEGQKAPDFKLEGSDGNWHALADYAGRTVVIYFYPKDNTAGCTKEACAFRDLHTRFQQQEVVLLGISKDSLASHDRFIDKFGLPFVLLSDPETLMMQAYNAFGEKTMYGKKVMGTFRSTVIIGPDGTIVKHWPRVKKAEAHPLEVLEYLNARQD; from the coding sequence ATGACGACCCTTGAAGGACAAAAAGCTCCGGATTTCAAGCTGGAGGGGTCAGACGGGAACTGGCATGCCTTGGCCGATTATGCGGGAAGGACGGTAGTTATTTATTTTTATCCCAAGGATAATACTGCCGGATGTACCAAGGAGGCGTGCGCGTTTCGGGATTTGCATACCCGGTTTCAGCAACAGGAGGTCGTATTGCTGGGGATCAGCAAAGACAGCCTGGCTTCCCACGATCGTTTCATCGACAAGTTCGGCCTGCCTTTTGTTCTGCTGTCCGATCCTGAGACCCTGATGATGCAGGCGTATAACGCCTTCGGGGAAAAGACCATGTACGGCAAAAAAGTTATGGGGACCTTTCGTTCCACGGTGATCATCGGTCCTGACGGAACCATCGTGAAACACTGGCCGCGTGTTAAAAAGGCTGAAGCCCATCCTCTTGAAGTGCTGGAGTATTTAAACGCGCGGCAAGACTGA
- a CDS encoding NifU family protein: MKEQVLEILDKIRPSLQADGGDVELVDISEDGVVKVRLKGACGSCPMSTMTLKMGIERTLKAQVPGVKEVVRAED, translated from the coding sequence ATGAAAGAACAGGTTCTGGAAATTCTGGATAAGATTCGCCCGTCCCTGCAGGCGGATGGCGGCGATGTGGAATTGGTGGATATCAGCGAAGACGGGGTTGTGAAAGTTCGATTGAAGGGGGCCTGTGGTTCGTGTCCCATGTCGACCATGACCCTGAAGATGGGCATCGAGCGCACTCTCAAGGCGCAGGTGCCGGGTGTTAAGGAAGTTGTGCGCGCAGAGGACTGA
- a CDS encoding HAD family hydrolase, with protein sequence MVSAFGKDIRSLVFDLDGTLYNCQEIGEQIQQAAVSLVAESHGLSLAQARRVLQDARHMLTETPGEYPPLSRTCLELGIDLRDFVRVLEESVHPEKYLQPDDNLATLLRFLQERYTLYVYTNNGFFLASKILALLGIEEFFHHIYSLEFTWRPKPDAEALQRLLGEIGGVPESFLFVGDRYHVDLREPVKLGIAVFPVTTSADLMRLPSLLGVTS encoded by the coding sequence ATGGTATCCGCATTCGGTAAAGATATCCGTTCCCTGGTCTTTGATCTGGACGGGACGCTGTATAACTGTCAGGAAATAGGTGAGCAAATCCAACAGGCGGCCGTCTCCCTGGTTGCCGAAAGCCACGGGCTGTCCTTGGCACAGGCGCGTCGCGTGTTGCAGGATGCGCGTCATATGTTGACCGAAACCCCTGGTGAATACCCTCCGTTGAGCCGTACCTGCCTGGAACTCGGAATCGATTTACGCGACTTTGTTCGGGTGCTGGAGGAATCGGTCCATCCCGAAAAATATCTGCAGCCCGATGACAATCTCGCGACACTGCTGCGTTTTTTGCAGGAACGCTACACCTTGTATGTTTACACCAACAACGGATTCTTTCTCGCCAGCAAAATTCTGGCTTTGCTCGGTATAGAGGAGTTCTTCCATCACATCTATTCGCTCGAATTCACCTGGCGTCCCAAGCCGGATGCCGAGGCCTTGCAACGGCTGTTAGGCGAGATAGGCGGGGTTCCGGAGAGTTTTTTGTTTGTCGGGGATCGTTATCATGTTGACCTGCGCGAACCGGTTAAACTCGGCATTGCGGTTTTTCCGGTAACAACATCCGCGGATCTCATGCGCCTTCCCTCATTGCTGGGGGTGACATCTTAA
- a CDS encoding glycerophosphodiester phosphodiesterase — protein MKKIVVWAHRGASGKAPENTLAAFRLAQRFGADGVELDVRLTADGVPVVMHDDTLDRTTDVNGELHTFSLADLQSVDAGSWFAPRYAGEPIPTLDQVLRWAGSYFRLNLEIKEFAAGMAVVGLLERFPGCRALVSSFDYALLEALRRKATWLPVGFLSAQRHWVESIDDAVACGAESFHPRQDLVLPEQVRLCHARGLKVYPWVVDDRQRFKALLDMGVDGLFTNDPGQVCRWRDHSAPAG, from the coding sequence ATGAAAAAAATCGTTGTATGGGCTCACCGCGGTGCCTCAGGCAAGGCTCCGGAAAACACCCTGGCCGCCTTTCGGCTTGCGCAGCGGTTCGGGGCGGACGGTGTCGAACTCGATGTGCGGCTGACCGCCGACGGCGTACCGGTGGTCATGCACGATGATACTCTGGATCGGACCACTGACGTTAACGGGGAGTTACACACCTTTTCTCTGGCGGATTTGCAGTCCGTCGACGCCGGCAGTTGGTTTGCGCCCCGATATGCAGGGGAACCGATACCCACCCTCGATCAGGTTTTGCGTTGGGCCGGAAGCTATTTTCGGCTTAATCTTGAAATCAAGGAGTTTGCGGCAGGGATGGCCGTTGTGGGGTTGTTGGAGCGTTTTCCCGGTTGCCGTGCGCTCGTGTCGTCCTTTGATTATGCGTTACTCGAAGCTTTGCGCCGTAAGGCTACCTGGTTGCCTGTCGGATTTTTAAGTGCACAGCGACACTGGGTCGAAAGCATCGATGATGCCGTGGCGTGCGGCGCCGAAAGTTTTCATCCCCGCCAGGATCTAGTATTGCCGGAGCAGGTCAGGCTTTGCCATGCACGGGGGTTGAAGGTGTATCCCTGGGTTGTCGATGATCGCCAGCGTTTCAAGGCGTTGCTTGATATGGGCGTCGACGGTCTGTTTACCAATGATCCGGGTCAGGTATGTCGTTGGCGAGACCACTCCGCACCTGCAGGCTGA
- the glpX gene encoding class II fructose-bisphosphatase, translated as MERNLAMDLVRVTEAAALACGRWVGKGHKDAADEAATEAMRRTLDSIEFCGTVVIGEGEMDEAPMLYIGEKVGSGCAGAPEVDIAVDPLEGTNICAKGKTGAITTIALAPRGGFLHAPDMYMEKIAVGPEAHGCIDLNASPEENLKRVAQAKSCYVEDLTVVILDRPRHEKIVNEVRKAGARIHLISDGDVAPAIAATVLGSGVDMLMGIGGAPEGVLAAAALKCMGGDMQGRLVFMNREEKARARTMGIDDFDKVYTAEEMAQGDVVFAATGVTNGELLHGVRYMSGGAETHSIVMRSKSRTVRFIRAQHQFDYKPIY; from the coding sequence ATGGAACGAAATTTAGCCATGGACCTGGTTCGGGTCACCGAGGCTGCAGCTTTGGCCTGCGGTCGCTGGGTTGGCAAAGGACATAAGGATGCCGCTGACGAAGCGGCCACCGAAGCTATGCGCCGCACCCTGGATTCGATAGAATTCTGCGGCACAGTGGTTATCGGCGAGGGCGAAATGGATGAAGCGCCCATGCTCTATATTGGTGAAAAAGTCGGTAGTGGTTGTGCTGGTGCACCGGAGGTCGACATTGCCGTCGATCCGCTGGAAGGCACCAATATCTGCGCCAAAGGCAAAACCGGTGCCATCACCACCATCGCCCTGGCTCCCAGGGGAGGGTTTCTGCACGCGCCCGATATGTACATGGAAAAAATTGCCGTCGGCCCCGAAGCCCACGGTTGCATCGACCTGAACGCTTCCCCGGAGGAAAACCTCAAGCGGGTGGCCCAGGCCAAAAGCTGCTATGTCGAAGACCTGACCGTGGTCATCCTCGACCGCCCTCGACATGAAAAAATCGTCAATGAAGTTCGCAAGGCCGGTGCCCGCATTCACCTCATCTCGGATGGCGATGTCGCCCCGGCCATCGCCGCCACCGTGCTCGGCAGTGGCGTTGACATGTTGATGGGCATCGGCGGTGCCCCGGAAGGCGTGCTGGCGGCGGCAGCCTTGAAATGTATGGGTGGCGATATGCAGGGGCGCCTGGTTTTCATGAACCGGGAAGAAAAGGCCCGTGCCCGTACCATGGGCATCGATGATTTCGACAAGGTCTACACCGCTGAAGAAATGGCACAAGGCGATGTCGTTTTCGCCGCCACCGGCGTGACCAACGGTGAATTGCTGCACGGGGTAAGATACATGTCCGGCGGCGCCGAAACCCATTCCATCGTCATGCGTTCCAAAAGTCGTACGGTTCGCTTTATCCGTGCCCAGCACCAGTTCGATTATAAGCCAATTTATTAA
- a CDS encoding YebC/PmpR family DNA-binding transcriptional regulator gives MAGHSKWANIKHRKGAQDAKRGKIFTKLIKEITVAAKIGGGDLEANARLRLAVDKAKQANMPKDNIERAIKKGTGDLDGVTYEEGTFEGYGPGGVAVIVEFMTDNRTRTVADVRHSFNKFGGSLGVSGSVAFMFDRKGQIIFGENSDFEKIFEVALEAGAEDVNDEDGVTEVITAPADFETVRNTLAEQGLTPESAEVTMIPQNMTAVEGKQAESLMKMIDMLEDNDDVQNVFANFDISDEEMARIMG, from the coding sequence ATGGCAGGTCATAGTAAATGGGCCAATATCAAGCACCGCAAAGGCGCTCAGGACGCCAAACGGGGCAAGATTTTCACCAAGCTGATCAAGGAAATTACCGTCGCGGCCAAAATCGGCGGCGGCGACCTGGAGGCCAATGCCCGCCTCCGTCTGGCGGTTGACAAAGCCAAACAGGCTAATATGCCGAAGGATAATATCGAAAGGGCTATCAAAAAAGGGACCGGCGACCTGGACGGCGTCACTTACGAAGAGGGGACCTTTGAAGGTTACGGTCCCGGGGGTGTTGCGGTCATCGTCGAATTCATGACGGATAACCGGACCCGGACCGTGGCCGACGTCCGTCACTCTTTTAACAAATTCGGCGGAAGTCTCGGGGTCAGCGGTTCCGTCGCCTTCATGTTCGATCGCAAGGGACAGATCATCTTCGGCGAAAACAGCGACTTTGAGAAGATTTTCGAAGTGGCCCTGGAAGCCGGCGCAGAAGACGTTAACGACGAAGACGGTGTCACCGAAGTCATTACCGCCCCGGCGGACTTTGAAACCGTCCGCAATACTCTGGCAGAGCAGGGTTTAACCCCGGAATCGGCCGAAGTCACCATGATTCCGCAGAACATGACCGCGGTTGAAGGCAAGCAGGCCGAATCGTTGATGAAAATGATCGACATGCTGGAAGATAATGACGACGTCCAGAACGTCTTTGCAAACTTCGATATTTCCGACGAGGAAATGGCCCGCATTATGGGATAA
- the ruvC gene encoding crossover junction endodeoxyribonuclease RuvC, whose translation MRILGIDPGTRITGYGLIEKIGNRLLHVDNGAIYTRTDAPLADRLKTIYDGLSRVIADYAPTGVAVERIFVAKNALSALKLGHARGVAMLAGVNASLPVAEYTAVEVKQAVVGYGRAAKPQVQQMVRVLLNLPEIAQEDASDALAVAICHAHCFHLNDLLT comes from the coding sequence ATGCGAATTCTAGGTATCGATCCCGGCACCCGCATCACCGGCTACGGCCTGATCGAAAAGATCGGCAACCGTTTGTTGCATGTGGATAACGGTGCCATCTATACCCGCACCGATGCGCCCCTTGCGGATCGCCTCAAAACCATATACGACGGGTTGAGCAGGGTCATTGCAGACTACGCGCCGACGGGGGTCGCCGTAGAGCGCATATTCGTCGCCAAGAACGCCCTGTCGGCCCTTAAACTGGGGCATGCCAGGGGCGTTGCGATGCTGGCCGGCGTCAATGCCTCTTTACCGGTCGCCGAATACACGGCAGTGGAAGTCAAACAGGCCGTTGTCGGCTACGGCAGAGCCGCTAAACCCCAGGTGCAACAGATGGTACGGGTACTCCTCAACCTCCCCGAAATCGCCCAGGAAGATGCTTCGGATGCGCTGGCGGTAGCTATCTGTCACGCCCACTGCTTCCATCTCAACGACCTCTTGACCTGA
- the ruvA gene encoding Holliday junction branch migration protein RuvA → MIALLNGQLIEKTVSQVILDVGGVGYRLLIPLSTYYALPDEGDVRLRVHTHVREDALLLFGFLTETEKDLFGLLLSVSGVGPKVALNILSHLPAADLQQALSQGNAKHLATVPGIGKKTAERLVLELREKVGPVQAVPGNAPLPAETAGDLREDALSALVNLGYKENLSRKALDGIDTAPDAPLEDILKQALKLLMR, encoded by the coding sequence ATGATCGCTTTGCTCAATGGACAATTGATCGAGAAAACCGTCAGCCAGGTCATCCTCGATGTCGGCGGTGTCGGCTACCGCCTGCTGATCCCCTTGTCCACTTATTACGCGTTGCCCGATGAGGGGGATGTCCGACTCCGTGTCCACACCCATGTGCGGGAAGACGCACTTTTGCTGTTCGGTTTTCTTACCGAAACGGAGAAGGATCTTTTCGGCCTGCTGCTGTCCGTCTCCGGGGTCGGCCCCAAGGTCGCCCTGAATATTCTATCCCATCTACCGGCCGCCGACCTTCAACAGGCCCTGTCGCAGGGCAATGCCAAGCATCTGGCAACCGTTCCCGGCATCGGCAAAAAAACCGCCGAACGCCTGGTCCTGGAACTGCGGGAAAAGGTCGGACCGGTACAAGCCGTCCCCGGTAATGCGCCGCTCCCGGCAGAGACTGCCGGGGATCTTCGCGAGGATGCCCTTTCGGCGCTGGTTAACCTCGGCTACAAAGAGAACCTTTCCCGCAAGGCCCTGGATGGAATCGATACGGCTCCCGACGCCCCTCTTGAGGATATTCTCAAACAGGCCCTGAAGCTCCTCATGCGCTAA
- the ruvB gene encoding Holliday junction branch migration DNA helicase RuvB: protein MTERFVTPDFSSEEDRLEASLRPRVLTEYIGQSKAKGNLQVFIDAARGRQESLDHVLFYGPPGLGKTTLANIVASEMGVSIKSTSGPVIEKPGDLAAILTNLSDGDVLFIDEIHRLSPVVEEILYPAMEDYQLDIIIGQGPSARTIKLDIPRFTLVGATTRAGLLSSPLRDRFGVICRLEFYTDDELATIAGRSARILDIPIEKDGQYEIARRSRGTPRIANRLLRRVRDFAQVKGDGIITRDIADMALSRLEVDNCGLDHMDRLLLLAIIDKFAGGPVGLETLAAAVGEEKDTIEDVIEPYLLQNGFLNRTPRGRTATERAYRHFQRQIPRGKTSGELFS, encoded by the coding sequence ATGACCGAACGATTTGTTACACCTGATTTCAGTAGCGAAGAAGACCGTCTCGAGGCCTCTTTACGGCCACGCGTTCTGACCGAATATATCGGGCAAAGCAAAGCCAAGGGGAACTTGCAGGTCTTTATCGATGCGGCAAGAGGACGTCAGGAATCATTGGACCATGTTCTGTTCTACGGACCGCCCGGTCTCGGCAAAACGACCCTGGCCAATATTGTCGCCAGCGAAATGGGTGTAAGTATCAAAAGCACCTCGGGCCCCGTTATTGAAAAACCAGGCGATCTGGCAGCCATACTTACCAACCTGTCCGATGGTGACGTCCTGTTTATCGACGAAATCCACCGTCTGTCGCCGGTCGTAGAAGAAATCCTGTATCCGGCCATGGAAGACTACCAACTCGATATTATCATCGGGCAGGGACCTTCTGCGCGAACCATCAAGCTCGATATCCCCCGATTCACGTTGGTCGGTGCAACAACCCGCGCCGGTTTGCTGTCATCACCATTGCGTGATCGGTTCGGCGTAATCTGTCGACTGGAATTCTATACCGACGATGAACTGGCCACCATTGCCGGGCGTAGCGCACGAATTCTCGATATCCCCATTGAAAAAGACGGGCAATATGAAATCGCCCGCCGAAGTCGAGGTACGCCTCGTATCGCCAACCGCCTGTTGCGACGCGTTCGGGATTTCGCCCAAGTCAAGGGCGACGGGATCATCACCCGCGACATTGCGGATATGGCCTTGTCACGCCTGGAGGTAGACAACTGCGGCCTGGATCACATGGACAGACTGCTGCTGCTGGCCATCATCGACAAGTTCGCCGGCGGTCCCGTCGGGTTGGAAACCCTTGCAGCAGCCGTGGGAGAAGAAAAGGACACCATCGAGGATGTGATTGAGCCCTATCTTCTCCAGAATGGGTTTTTGAACCGCACGCCACGTGGTCGCACAGCCACCGAGCGGGCCTATCGCCATTTTCAGCGTCAGATCCCCCGAGGCAAAACCTCCGGGGAACTGTTTTCCTGA